One genomic window of Mustela erminea isolate mMusErm1 chromosome 13, mMusErm1.Pri, whole genome shotgun sequence includes the following:
- the PLA2G3 gene encoding group 3 secretory phospholipase A2, giving the protein MGVPVVLLGMLSFLGVAMGGPSALRWDSTSCHLASPIPGSPLGTLSFLSKGAQRLALFHTRWDRHGRLQACSWQDEPELTAAFSALCAGEITQGSFIHTPGPELQRALATLWSQWRACRGPEGAREKRAAETREEQAGGAPGSLRPQRVKRGWTMPGTLWCGVGDSAGNSSELGVFQGPDLCCREHDRCPQNISPFQYSYGIRNYRFHTISHCDCDARFQQCLQNQRDSISDIVGVAFFNVLEIPCFVLEEQEACVAWYWWGGCRTYGSIPLARLQSRTIYNASWSSPTTPVTPSLQSPAPSKPRQKQHTHKTNTTALWVPMASTHPGFQWPHNGLKPRDARRACRSFHRLDQCEQQIGPQETKFQLLNSAHGPLFHCNCTRRLARFLRLHSPPEGTNVLWELLGMTCFELAPPLDCAEGKGCSRDPRAIKVPARHLRRLQKRRRQLWGVGTGEGQLQPSDHPRAPMSFYDRCLQLTLQRPNRREKS; this is encoded by the exons ATGGGGGTTCCGGTAGTGCTGTTAGGGATGCTGAGCTTCCTGGGAGTGGCTATGGGAGGCCCCTCTGCCCTCCGCTGGGACAGCACCTCCTGCCACTTGGCCAGTCCCATCCCCGGCAGCCCCTTGGGGACCCTGAGCTTTCTGAGCAAGGGTGCCCAAAGACTGGCCCTGTTCCACACCCGCTGGGACAGGCATGGGAGGCTGCAAGCGTGTAGCTGGCAAGACGAGCCAGAGCTCACCGCAGCCTTCAGTGCCCTCTGTGCTGGTGAGATCACCCAGGGCTCCTTCATCCACACCCCCGGCCCCGAGCTGCAGAGAGCCCTGGCCACCCTTTGGAGTCAGTGGAGGGCCTGCAGAGGGCCTGAAGGGGCTAGGGAGAAGCGAGCAGCAGAGACCAGGGAAGAGCAAGCAGGTGGAGCTCCTGGGAGCTTAAGACCTCAGCGGGTGAAGAGAGGCTGGACCATGCCTGGCACCTTGTGGTGTGGAGTAGGGGATTCTGCTGGAAACTCCTCCGAGCTGG GGGTCTTCCAAGGCCCTGATCTCTGCTGTCGGGAGCATGACCGCTGCCCACAGAACATCTCGCCTTTCCAGTACAGCTACGGCATCCGAAACTACCGATTCCACACGATCTCCCATTGTGACTGTGATGCCAG GTTCCAGCAATGCCTGCAGAACCAGCGGGACTCCATCTCGGACATCGTGGGCGTGGCCTTCTTCAATGTGCTGGAGATCCCCTGCTTTGTGCTTGAGGAACAGGAGGCGTGTGTGGCGTGGTACtggtggggagg GTGTAGAACATATGGCTCCATACCCCTTGCCCGCCTCCAGTCCAGGACCATCTACAATGCCTCCTGGagctctcccaccacccccgtgactcccagcctccaaagcccagcccccagcaagcCTCGACAGAAGCAGCACACCCACAAAACCAACACCACAGCCCTCTGGGTCCCCATGGCCTCCACCCATCCAGGCTTCCAGTGGCCACATAATGGCCTAAAACCCCGGG ATGCCCGCCGGGCCTGCCGCAGCTTCCACCGCCTGGATCAATGCGAGCAGCAGATTGGGCCTCAGGAGACCAAGTTCCAGCTGCTCAATAGCGCCCACGGGCCCCTCTTCCACTGCAATTGCACACGTCG TCTGGCACGCTTCCTGAGGCTCCACAGCCCACCTGAGGGCACCAACGTGCTTTGGGAGCTGCTAGGCATGACCTGCTTCGAGCTTGCCCCTCCACTGGACTGTGCTGAAGGCAAAGG CTGTTCCAGAGACCCTAGGGCCATTAAGGTACCAGCCCGGCACTTGCGGCGACTTCAAAAGAGGCGACGCCAGCTCTGGGGTGTGGGCACAGGTGAGGGGCAGTTGCAGCCTTCGGATCACCCAAGAGCCCCCATGTCATTCTATGACCGCTGCCTGCAGCTGACCTTGCAGAGACCCAACAGGAGGGAGAAATCCTAG